The window tcccctcaatgtccccccagtgccccattgtcccccactgtcccccagtgtccccagggtgtccccagtgtccccagtgtcccctcagtgtcaccattgtccctcagtgtcccctcagtgtcaccattgtccctcagtgtccccagggtgtccccaggttgTCACTCAGTGTCCCGcggtgtccccactgtccccattgtccccgctgtccctcagtgtcccattgtccctcagtgtccccagggtgtccccagtgtcactcagtgtccccattgtcccgcggtgtccccagggtgtccccagtgtccccggtgtccccattgtccccaaggtgtcccggtgtcccctgggtgtccccactgtccccggtgtccccctcagtgtcccactgtccccattgtcccctcagtgtcccctgggtgtcccctcagtgtccccggtgtcccccggtgtccccagggtgtccccagtgtcactcagtgtccccagggtgtccccagtgtccccactgtccccagggtgtccccagggtgtcactcagtgtccccagggtgtccccactgtcccccggtgtccccagggtgcccccactgtccccagggtgtcccccagtgtccctgtgtccccattgtccccagtgtcactcacCGGGGGGGGTGGTGGCGCTGCCGGGGGGGGGACCAGGGGCTCCAGAACCCCCCGTAGCTGAGCCCGTCGGGCCGGGCGCGGGCGCGCACCGCGTACGgggtgctggcccggagccccccgACCCGCTGCtcgcgccgccccgccgggaccccccacctgggacaggggacacggggacaggacagggtcagggaccccaaaaacaccaaaaaccccaaaaaccccaaaaaccccaaaaccccccaaacccagcccggAACAGAGCAGgggtgctggcccggagccccccgACCCGCTGCtcgcgccgccccgccgggaccccccacctgggcagggacagggtcagggaccccaaaaacccaaaaaccccaaaaaccccaaaaacaaccaaaacccccaaacccagcccggAACAGAGCAGgggtgctggcccggagccccccgACCCGCTGCtcgcgccgccccgccgggaCCCCCacctgggacaggacagggggacagggtcagggaccccaaaaacaccaaaaaccccaaaaagggaccccaaaaacccaaaaaaaccccaaaaccccccaaacccagcccggAACAGAGCAGgggtgctggcccggagccccccgACCCACTGCtcgcgccgccccgccgggacccccacctgggacaggggacacgacagggtcagggaccccaaaaaccccaaaaacccccccaaaagggaccccaaaaaccccaaaaaccccaaaaacaaccaaaaccccccaaacccagcccggAACAGAGCAgggtgctggcccggagccccccgACCCGCTGCtcgcgccgccccgccgggaCCCCCACCTGGGCAAGGGGACACGgggtcagggaccccaaaaaccccaaaagggaCATGataatcccccaaaaccccagaaatcCAACCCGGAACAgagaaatcccaaaaaccccagagGGACCCCATAGAAACCCACCAGGGACccccataaaaaccccacagGGACCCCCGATTCCCCTGCCGGGACCcccacctgggacagggacagggtcagggaccccaaaacccccaaaagggaccccaaaatccagcccagaacagagaaatccccaaaacaCCACAGGGATCCCATAAAaaccccccagggacccccgatCCCCCCACcaaaagggaccccaaaaacaccgaaaaggaccccaaaaccccccagggaccccaaatctcccccagaggacccccaaccccccccaaatgaccccaaatggcccccccaggagccccccagggaccccaaactcCCCCAGGGATCCCAAACGACCCAACCCccctccccgggacccccaaaactcccccaggGGACCCCAAATATctcccaaatcaccccaaaaccgccccaacTCCCCCCTCAGTGACCCCAAATcgccccccagggaccccaaactcctccaggacccccaaaggcacccccaaacccacccagggaccccaaaactcccccaggggaccccaaattgcccccaaaaccgccccaagTGACCCCAAATcgccccccagggaccccaaacccctccagggaccccaaaacccacccagggacccccaaaactcccccaggAGACCACAAATTggccccaaatcaccccaaaaccgccccaagTGACCCCAAATcgccccccagggaccccccagggaccccaaactcctccagggaccccaaaacccacccagggACCCCAAGACTCCCCCAGGggaccccaaatctcccccaaatcaccccaaaacctccccaaatgcccccccaggagccccccagggacATCAAACTCCTCCAGAgacccccaaactcccccaaatgaccccaaaacccccccaggggaccccaaacccctccagagacccccaaaactcccccaaatgaccccaaaacccccccaggggaccccaaaacccacccagggacccccaaaactcccccaggGGAGCCCAAATtgcccccaaatcaccccaaaaccgccccaagTGACCCCAAATCgccccccaggagccccccagggaccccaaactcctccagggaccccaaaacccacccagggaccccaaaactcccccaggggaccccaaatctcccccaaatcaccccaaaactcccccaggGGATCCCAAATCACCCCCAAATCACCTCAAAACTGccccaacccccccaaatcgccccccagggaccccaaactcctccagggacccccaaatctcccctaaatgaccccaaccccccccccagggaccccaaacccctccagggacccccaaaactcccccaggGGATCCCAAATTGCccccaaatcacccccaaatgaccccaaaaccgccccaaatctcccccaaatcaccccaaaacggCCCCAAATCgccccccaggagcccccagccccgttCCCGGCTCACCGTTTTGGGGGGTCCCCCCGGGGGGGCTCAGGGCCAGCTCGAAGACCAGGCTGGAGTGCAGGTAGGGCCCGGGGGGGGGGGGCCCAGCGCACGCACAgctccccccgcgccccccccgccGACACCGACACGTTCTGGGGGGGGCCCCGGCAGCactgggggggcacagggggtcaggggggcaccccaaaaaatcccagagaGATTGGAGCCCCCAAAACCCCCGaaatgaccccaaaaatcccaaataagcCACTgaatttaccccaaaaatcccaaatttaccccaaaaaatccccaccccGCCGACACCGACACGTTCTGGGGGGGCCCCGGCAGCactgggggggcacagggggtcaggggggcaccccaaaaaatcccagagaGGTTGGagcccccaaaacccaaaatcaccccaaaaataccagATAAAACAccaaatttaccccaaaaatcccccctaaatcccaaattcaccccaaaatctgccacCCCCCCTCGACACTGACACATTCTGGGGGGGCAAAGAGGGTCAggggggcaccccaaaaaatcccagagaGATTGGAGCCCCCAAAACCCCGaaatgaccccaaaaatcccaaataagcCACTgaatttaccccaaaaatcccaaatttaccCTAAAAATCCCCACCCCGCCGACACCAATGCGTTCTGGGGGGGGCAAAGAGGGTCAggggggcaccccaaaaaatcccaaagagattggaacccccaaaacccgaaatgaccccaaaaatcccaaataaaaccccaaaatcaccccaaaaatcccaaatttaccccaaaaaatccccaccccGCCGACACCGACACGTTCTGGGGGGGCCCCGGCAGCactgggggggcacagggggtcaggggggcaccccaaaaaatcccagagaGATTGGAGCCCCCAAAAcccgaaatcaccccaaaaatcccaaataaaccACTGAATTTaccacaaaaatcccaaatttaccccaaaaaatccccaccccGCCGACACCGACACGTTCTGGGGGCCAAAAAGGGTCAggggggcaccccaaaaaaatcccaaagagaTTGGAGCCCCCAAAACCCAGaatcacccccaaaatccccagtaAACCACTAGatttaccccaaaaatcacaaatttaccccaaaaattccccccaaaacgcccccccagggacccctctAAAGGTCtgatcccccaaatccccccaaaatcctcccgaatccccccaaatccaccccaaaatctcccccaaatcccccaattttcccaaaatccctccctaaaccccccaaatcccccaaatattcccacaaatccccccaaaattcccccaaacccccccaaatcctctcAAATCCCCCCGAAgtgcccccaaaatcccctcataTCACCCCGAAattcccccaaaccctcccgaactccccaaatccccccaaaacccccccaaactgcccccaaaatccctccaatcccccaaatcccccccaaactcccccaaactcccctcaaatcaccccaaaattcccccaaaccctcctgaactccccaaatcccccccaaaccctcccaaactcccccaaaatccccccagatcCTCCTGAATCCCCCAACTCACCCCtaaatttccccaaatccccccaaaatccccccaaagtcccccaaaatccccccaaaatcccctcaaatcaccccaaaattcccccaaactCCCTgaaactcccccaaatcccctcaaatcccccccaaatcccccaaaatccccctgaatcccccaaaatcctctcaatccacctccaaatttcccaaaatccccccaaatcctctcaaatccccccaaaactcctccaaatcccctcaaatcccccaaaatccccccaagtccccccaaactccccccaaaatccccccaaaatcacccaaaaactcccccaaaacctcctgaaccccccaaatcccccccaaactcccccccaaatcccctcaaatccccccaaaactcccccaaaccccctcaaactcccccaaatcccccacacTCCCCTCAAATCACCCCtaaattcccccaaaacccccccaactCCCCCGaaactcccccaaaatcctcccaaatcccccccaaactccctctcaaatcccccaaactccccgaaactcccccaaatcccttcaaatcccccccaaatcccccctaaatgcccccaaaatccccccaaatcaccccaaagttcccccaaatcctcctgaaccccccaaactccccccaaaccctcccgaactccccccaaatccccccaaaaccccccaaatcccctccaatccgcccaaaatcccccaaaatccccctgaatccccccaaaatcctcccaacccacctccaaatttcccaaaatccccccgaatcccccccaaaatccccccaaatccccccaaactccccccaaacccccccaaacccccccagtcccccccaaagcccccccgtACCGACTTGGTCGATGAAGATCGTCCTCTGGAACAGgggagggggctcgggggggggCCCGGTGGTCTCGGGGGCTTCAGGGGGGGTCCTGGTGGTCCCGGAGGTTTTAGGGGGGCTCGTGGTGGTCTCGGGGGGGCTCccggtggttttgggggggctCTCGGGGGTCCTGGTGGTCTCGGGGGGGCTCGGGGTGGTCTCAGCAGTCTCGGCGATTTTGGGGGGGCTCAGGGTGGTCTCAGTGGTCTCGGGGGGTCTCTCGGCGGTTTTTGGGGGGCTCCTGGTGGTCCCGGTGGTCTCGGGGGTGGTTGCGGGGCTCGTGGGGGGTCTCTGGGTGGTTTCTGGGGGTCTCTGGGTGGTTtctgggggggtcccgggggtcgcGGGCAGCACGCGCAGCTCCAGGGGCACGAAGGTGACGGTGGCGGCCGGGGGCAGCGAGCACCAGAaccgggacccccgggccgGGGACAGCGGCGCGGCGCTGAGGGGACACTCCTGCCACGGGTCCTGCCTGGGGTcacacaggggtcaggggtcactcaggggtcacagGGGTcacacaggggtcaggggtcacacAGGGACCCCCGGGCCGGGGACAGCGGCGCGGCGCTGAGGGGACACTCCTGCCACGGGTCCTGCCTGGGGGGTCAcaggggggtcaggggtcacacaggggtcaggggtcacacAGGGGTcacacaggggtcaggggttacaCAGGGACCCCCGGGCCGGGGACAGCGCGGTGACGCTGAGGGGACACTCCTGCCACGGGTCCTGCCTGGGGTCACACGGGGGTCACACGGGGGTCACAcggggtcactcagggtcagtgaagggtcactcaggggtcactcagggtcactcagggtcactcaggggtcactcaggggtcaggggtcactcacTCCAGGCGGAACTGCAGGCGGTATCTCTTGGGGTCGGGgtccctggggctgtcccagaagcagggacagggggcagggcaggggtcactcagggtcactcaggggtcactcaggggtcactcagaggtcaggggtcactcagggtcactcactCGAGGCGGAACTGCAGGCGGAACCTCTCGGGTCGGGGTCCCCGGGGCTGTCCcagaggcagggatggggggcagggcacagggcaggggtcACCCAGGGGTCACacaggggtcagaggtcaggggtcactcaCTCCAGGCGGAACTGCAGGCGGTATCTGTTGGGGTCGGGGTCCCCGGGGCTGTCCCAGAAGCAGCTCAGGTCGTGCAGCGTCCGCGAGAAGCAGTGGGGGGGGGAGGGGTCCGAGCGCTGCACGATCGACACTGGGggcaaaggtcaggggtcatagGGGTcacacaggggtcaggggtcacccAGGGGTCacccaggggtcaggggtcacccAGGGGtcaggggcactggggacaggggggtcACACGAGGAATTTCCCCCTCCACAAAACCCCCGCAAAACTCCCTCCTAAACCGCCCCAAAGCcgcccaaaaacaccccaaaaaacctcccaaatccccccaaaatctcctcctGATCttcccaaaacctcccaaatcccccccaaaatcccctcaaaacctcccaaatccccctaaaaCACCCCCCAAAATCTTCTCCTGATCTTCCCAAAACCTCCCCCCAAAacttcccaaatcccccccaaaaatcccctcaaaaacctccccaaacTCCTCCCAaaacaccccccaaaaaccctcccaaatccccccaaaactcTCCCCAAAAACTCCCCCCAAAATCTTCTCCTGATCTTcccaaaacaaacccccaaaacttcccaaatccccccaaaaatccccccaaaacctcccaaaactcccccaaaaacctcccaaatccccccaaaactcccccaaaatctcctcctgatctccccaaaactcccccaaaaaaccaaaccccccaaaactccccaaactgcccaaaatcccccaaaccccccagtcCTGCCCCGAAGTGCTcctgaaccccccaaaactccctcaaatccccccaaatccccaaacgctcccaaatccccccaaaatccccccaaaatttcctccTAATCCcacccaaacaccccaaaatccccacaagccaccccaaaccccgcctaaaaacagcccaaaaccccccaaaaaccccaaatcccctcctaACCCCTCCAAACTCCCCCctaaacccccaaaactcctcaaaatacccccaaaaccccccaaaaaatcccacaagccaccccaaacccctcctaaaacccccaaaactccctaaaaacaccccaaaaaccccccaaatcccctcctaACCCCTCCAAACTCTCccctaaaacccccaaaactcctcaaaataccccaattgctccaaaatcaccccaaaaattgCCACAAGCCACCCCAAGCCCCtcctaaaacccccaaaactccctaaaaacaccccaaaaaccccaaaaccccaaatcccctcctaACCCCTCCAAACTCCCCCctaaacccccaaaactcctcaaaatacccccaaaaccccccaaaaaaccccacaagccaccccaaacccctcctaaaacccccaaaactcccgaaaaacaccccaaaaaccccccaaatcccc of the Passer domesticus isolate bPasDom1 unplaced genomic scaffold, bPasDom1.hap1 HAP1_SCAFFOLD_319, whole genome shotgun sequence genome contains:
- the LOC135292378 gene encoding basic proline-rich protein-like: MIFEPSPARGGEGRARPYLGGGGAPPKNRPKKNKPQKAPKIPKKAQKSPKKAQIPHGGAGGRCCSWGGSWGGSRGGSPKAGGARGGAGGGPESPPELEEEVSIVQRSDPSPPHCFSRTLHDLSCFWDSPGDPDPNRYRLQFRLEQDPWQECPLSAAPLSPARGSRFWCSLPPAATVTFVPLELRVLPATPGTPPETTQRPPETTQRPPTSPATTPETTGTTRSPPKTAERPPETTETTLSPPKIAETAETTPSPPETTRTPESPPKTTGRPPLKPPRPPGPPPSPLPCSRGRSSSTKSCCRGPPQNVSVSAGGARGELCVRWAPPPRALPALQPGLRAGPEPPRGDPPKRWGSRRGGASSGSGGSGPAPRTRCAPAPGPTGSATGGSGAPGPPPGSATTPPELDAVTLGLSCLLVLLLLGLGALGLLGHRRTLRAKLWPPGAGPRARVRGALQQLRRQLPAVAVPGPGLPARAPLAPLPPPRSWRRRWRRWGEGRRRPRPPPSAPPVGPSPPASFEYTLLLGPGSALLGPAPRPAPYANLDTPPKGEGRAGAGHAPPLRHLLLRGAGDVIAEG